The following is a genomic window from Oncorhynchus kisutch isolate 150728-3 linkage group LG6, Okis_V2, whole genome shotgun sequence.
tcaattagccatgtcagctaatcATTTTTTGATTAGTAAGTTATTCTAGCCAGTTATCTAAACATGTAATAATCATGGCCAAATACTGACCGGGCATGCAGAGCAGGTGCCCAGGGACCGTGACCTCCAGGGGGAACCTCATTGATCCAGGGGGCCCTCTCAttcagatatcattaacatgtCAAGtattgacaaaatgtgtagaattgcagaaagcTTGCTTTAAAACTGGAACATTTCCCTACTCCTTAaagtaaaatgtgtagaattgcagaaagcTTGCTTTAAAACTGGAACATTTCCCTACTCCTTAaagtaaaatgtgtagaattgcagaaagcTTGCTTTAAAACTGGAACATTTCCCTACTCCCTaaggtaaaatgtgtagaattgcaggaaattaacttttaAACATACATTTTTCCCATAGCATGCAAAGGAGGAGAACCCATAGTATGCAAAAGCACACAGACTGTATGTGCTCACATTTATGTTTGTACAgggccagccctagccttttggggaccCTAAGCAGGATTTGGTTAGTGGGCCACCCCACTTCTCGGGCAAAACATTTTAATTAAATCTCGCtaagggcccccaaaaggcttgGGTCCGGCCCTGTACACAGAAATGTGAGCATGTAGTCTGTATGGTTTTGCATACTATAGGTTCTCCTCTTTTGTGTGCTATGGGAATTTCTCAAGATTAACTGCAAAAGACTTAAATGACTGTTGCTTTTGTACTCTGTCTTACTGTAAACAACTGAAATCAATCGTCAGATGAACAAATGCAATCAGAGGAGGAAGCAAGGGAAGAATATTTAAAGGAAAGGACAGATTGATAGTTCACAGCCAGGACTTCTTGCCTCTGCCTGTTTTGGACATGTTGACCAGTTTGGCCTTAGTGCGTTCTTTCTCATCTGGGCTCCTCTTGGAGGTGCACTCTACTATGGAGTCCGTCTCAAAGGAGATGGCAGGGGTGTGGGTTGACAAGATGCCACTGCTCTTCTCCTGGGACATGGGAGGGGGGGTCTGCAGGACCACCCTGCCTCGTAGGGAGTGTTTGAGCTGCAGCAGCAGAGGGTTGTGGTTGTGATACAGGTCCATGCGTTCCACAGGGTCCCTCTCTGGCTCGCAACATGTGGAGCAGGCCGAGCACAATACATGGAAAATATAGACCCAGCCCAGGTAGTGCAGCTCCACAATGTTCATGATGAAGCATCCCAGGCTGATGCTGAACATGAAGTTGAGGAAGATGGTCTTCTCCGTGGCACGAGACACGAAGCAGTCAGTCCGGTTGGGACAGGGGTAGGTCTCACAGCGGAACAGGTGAGGCACTTCAAAGCCAAACAAGTAGTACTGGCCCACCAGGAAGGCTATCTCCATGATGGAGCGCAGCACCACATGGATGATGTAGGTCAGTAGTACCTGGCTGGACAGCTCGGTGGggtcctcccccacctccctcaaGTCCTCCTCCAGTAGGCTTTGCTCCACACACTCCCCTTCCCGGGCGCCCCACTCCTCCTCATAGTGGGGGTTGAAGGAGGGGCTGCTGGCCCCCACGGCTTCCCCACCCTCCACCCCTACATGTTTGAGCCTTTCACATGCAGGAGGGTGCTTGGCGACCACCTGGATCTTCTCAATCTCTAACTTCTCGTCCTTGGCGATCTTGTGCAACACGTAGACAATGTAGAAGATGGACGGTGTGGAGACAAGTACGATCTGGAAGACCCAGAAGCGCAGGTGTGAGACAGGGGCGAAGGTGTCATAGCAGACGTTGTTGCAACCAGGCTGCAGGGTGTTGCAGGTGAACTTAGACTGCTCATCGCTGTACACCGCGTCCCCTACCAGGGTCACCAGTAGGATGCGGAATATAAGCAGCATGGTCAGCCAGATCTTGCCGATCACCGTGGAGTGGTTCTGCACCTCCGTTAGGAAGCGGCCAAGAATGGACCAGTCTCCCATTTCTTAACCTGGGGGAACACAGATGAAGAATAAACAGCAGCAGGCCTATGCTGTGTTGAACCCACCACACTACAACAGAATTATGCCCCACAGACAACTCAATATTAATGCTACATCATTAATCTTTTGAAGGAGTGAGACATCGATGGAGCCTGCTCATCTGCAACACTGTCTTATTTCCTTGTACTTTATCAACATCTTTTAATAAGTGAGCCATCAATACATGTTAGTCTCACTACTGAAAATGTAGTGTCTATTGCAGGATGGGCTCATGCTCAGTGAACAGAACCATGAAGCCATCAAACACATCAACATCCATGAGGAGCCTCAAAATACTTAGCTGAATTGTCTTTTCATGTCGGCTTTTTGTACTTTCCCATTGATACAGATTAGTGTCTTTATGTGAACACAgaatttatttacaaataaaAAGACGAACTGTTTACAAACTATGTTTGAGCCCTTCTCTATGTGTTATGTCGATGTTTTTggttttatatacagttgaagtcttaagtttacataaaccttagccaaatacatttaaactcagtttcacaattcctgacatttaatcctagtaaaaattccttgttttaggtcagttagcatcaccactttactttaagaatgtgaaatgtcagaataatagtagagagaattatttatttcggcttttatttctttcctcacattcccattgggtcagaggtttacatacactcaattagtatttggtagcgttgcatttaaattgtttaacttgggtcaaacccacaataaattgggtgaattttggctcattcctcctgacagagctggtgtaactgaatcaggtttgtaggcctccttaatcacacacgcttttttcagttctgcccatgaatgttctaaaggattgaggtcaggtctttgtgatggccactccaataccttgactttgttgcccttaagccattttgccacaactttggaagtacgcttggggtcattgtccatttggaagacccatttgcgaccaagctgtaacttcctgactgacgtcatgagatgtagcttcaatatatccacataattttccttcctcatgatgccatctattttgtgaagtgcaccagtccctcctgcagcaaagcaccttcacaacatgatgctgccacccccgtgcttcacggttgggatggtgttcatcggcttgcaagcatccccctttttcctccaaacataacgatggtcattatggccaaacagtttcatcagtccagaggattttctccaaaacgtacgatctttgtccccatgtgcagttgcaaactgtagtctgaatttttatggcggttttggagcagtggcttcttccttgctgagcggcctttcaggttgggtcgatataggactcgttttactgtggatatagatacttatgtacctgtttccaaccagcatcttcacaaggtcctttgctgttgttctgggattaatttgcacttttcacaccaaagtacgttcatctctaggagacagaacgggtctccttcctgagcggtatgatggctgcgtggtgccatggtgtttatacgccttcaggtgtttggaaattgctcccaagaatgatccagactggtggaggtctacaatatttttttctgaggtcttggctgatatttcttttgattttctcatgatgtcaagcaaagaggcactgagtttgaaggtaggccttgaaatacatccacaggtacacctccaattgactcaaatgatgtcaattagcctatcagaagcttctaaagccatgacatcattttctggaattttccaagctgtttaaaggcactgtgaacttagtgtatgtaaacttctgacccactagaattgtgatacagtgatttataagtgaaataatctgtcattaaacaatttttggaacaattacatgtgtcatgcacaaagtagatgtcctaaccgacttgccaaaactacagtttgttaacaagatatttgtggagtggttgaaaaatgagttttaatgactccaacctaagtgtatgtaaacttctgactccatCTGTATGTGTTGTTTAATTTAGTGATCTTGGTTATTCTAAATACTATGGGAAAAAATGCTTCATTTAAATGATTATGATGTagaaagagaaaatgaaaaataGGTTACACTCTAATAATACCAACAGACACAAACTACATAACTAATAATAATACCTCACTAATTGA
Proteins encoded in this region:
- the LOC109891761 gene encoding gap junction delta-2 protein-like codes for the protein MGDWSILGRFLTEVQNHSTVIGKIWLTMLLIFRILLVTLVGDAVYSDEQSKFTCNTLQPGCNNVCYDTFAPVSHLRFWVFQIVLVSTPSIFYIVYVLHKIAKDEKLEIEKIQVVAKHPPACERLKHVGVEGGEAVGASSPSFNPHYEEEWGAREGECVEQSLLEEDLREVGEDPTELSSQVLLTYIIHVVLRSIMEIAFLVGQYYLFGFEVPHLFRCETYPCPNRTDCFVSRATEKTIFLNFMFSISLGCFIMNIVELHYLGWVYIFHVLCSACSTCCEPERDPVERMDLYHNHNPLLLQLKHSLRGRVVLQTPPPMSQEKSSGILSTHTPAISFETDSIVECTSKRSPDEKERTKAKLVNMSKTGRGKKSWL